A genomic window from Silene latifolia isolate original U9 population chromosome 11, ASM4854445v1, whole genome shotgun sequence includes:
- the LOC141613296 gene encoding E3 ubiquitin-protein ligase RING1-like: MENDLNRYRTPLVAETAVEGLPSVVVGEDIVNSESNSCAVCMTEFELNSEVKQMPCKHLYHPECILPWLKMHNSCPVCRFELPTDDQDYETRKTGGGGKGGDGEGSGSGGGSSGSRSLSGIMFNIPLTWLVVRVLLEYYSGVFAEPVDHDSPFPLKSRARNSINDMLIAIFK, from the exons ATGGAGAATGATCTGAATCGATACAGAACACCACTGGTTGCGGAGACAGCGGTGGAAGGGCTGCCGAGCGTGGTGGTTGGAGAGGATATAGTAAATTCGGAGTCGAATTCGTGTGCAGTTTGTATGACGGAGTTTGAGTTGAATAGCGAGGTGAAACAGATGCCTTGTAAGCATTTATATCACCCTGAGTGTATTTTACCATGGTTGAAGATGCATAATTCGTGTCCCGTGTGTCGGTTTGAGTTGCCTACTGATGACCAGGATTACGAGACGAGGAAAACAGGTGGTGGTGGAAAAGGTGGTGATGGGGAAGGTTCTGGGAGTGGAGGTGGGAGTTCCGGGTCTCGGTCCCTGTCTGGTATAATGTTTAATATTCCGTTGACTTGGCT tgttgTCCGTGTGTTATTGGAGTATTATTCCGGTGTGTTTGCCGAGCCAGTCGATCACGACTCCCCTTTTCCTCTTAAATCTAGAGCCCGAAATAGCATTAATGACATGCTTATTGCCATCTTCAAGTAA